From a single Mycolicibacterium moriokaense genomic region:
- a CDS encoding alpha/beta hydrolase domain-containing protein, producing the protein MTVESVHVKTVYPHSDSRYEWVEATVEFAVDPELLANERIVDLEFAPRDADGLVRFDADLKLLRPVDGGNGKLLFVVPNRGMPTLAPWLKNDFLLNRGYTIASCGWQWDVQRGPATLGMSVPHADVPPGFMRLEWRSDSASADHPLSFTVPEIDALPPGAEALFTFTDYPTVDVDDPEAVLSVRTSPDAEPAVIPRKRWRFTDETHLALDGGFKAFHWYELVYRTARTPVVGCGMLAIRDIVAHLRGDGIEHAFAYGVSQAGRLLRQFLADGLNVDETGMTVFDGVFSESASAATGEFNHRYAQPSVAQVNGFGNVAPFAAAELLARQRELGGVPKTIFTNTATEYWVSGGALLHVDPLTGADLPEDPDVRTYLLASTDHFGSSKLKEAFPTANPVHRLDVTPVNRALFAALEEWVCDGVEPPPSKVPRTSDGTAVSRKEVLSLFSYTAAPDPSALPHTRDIDLGPDAHRGIGRWPIKLGTPFVDLVSAVDEDGNEVAGIRLPSVAAPLASYTGWNPRCHIDELPDVLYERVGSKLAFPPGRPSVTDRYPTREDYVAAARRASESLVAERFLLAEELDAVVQKAAADY; encoded by the coding sequence ATGACCGTCGAGTCAGTTCACGTCAAAACGGTTTATCCCCACTCTGACAGCCGTTACGAGTGGGTCGAGGCGACGGTCGAGTTCGCCGTCGATCCCGAGTTACTCGCGAACGAGCGCATCGTGGACCTCGAGTTCGCCCCCCGCGACGCCGACGGCCTGGTGCGGTTCGACGCCGACCTGAAACTGCTTCGCCCGGTCGACGGCGGCAACGGAAAGCTGTTGTTCGTCGTGCCCAACCGCGGCATGCCCACGCTTGCCCCATGGCTGAAGAACGACTTCCTGCTCAACCGCGGCTACACCATCGCGTCGTGCGGCTGGCAGTGGGACGTCCAGCGCGGGCCGGCGACCCTCGGAATGTCCGTCCCTCACGCCGACGTACCGCCGGGATTCATGCGCCTGGAATGGCGGTCGGACAGCGCCAGTGCGGATCACCCGCTCAGCTTCACGGTGCCCGAGATCGACGCGCTGCCCCCGGGCGCCGAGGCGTTGTTCACGTTCACCGACTACCCGACCGTTGACGTCGACGATCCCGAGGCCGTGCTGAGTGTGCGCACGTCGCCGGATGCCGAGCCTGCCGTAATCCCAAGGAAACGTTGGCGATTCACCGACGAGACGCATCTGGCGCTCGACGGTGGCTTCAAGGCGTTCCATTGGTATGAGTTGGTGTACCGGACGGCACGGACGCCCGTGGTCGGGTGCGGCATGCTGGCCATCCGCGACATCGTGGCGCACTTGCGAGGTGACGGAATCGAGCACGCTTTCGCCTATGGCGTCTCCCAGGCCGGACGGCTTCTGCGCCAGTTCCTCGCAGACGGACTCAACGTCGATGAGACGGGCATGACCGTCTTCGACGGGGTCTTCAGCGAGTCCGCCAGCGCGGCAACCGGAGAGTTCAACCACCGATATGCCCAGCCGTCGGTGGCTCAGGTCAACGGCTTCGGGAACGTGGCGCCCTTCGCAGCCGCCGAACTGCTTGCGCGGCAACGTGAGTTGGGCGGTGTGCCGAAGACCATCTTCACCAACACCGCGACGGAGTACTGGGTCAGCGGCGGCGCGCTGCTGCACGTCGACCCGCTCACGGGTGCCGACCTGCCCGAGGATCCCGACGTCCGCACGTACCTGTTGGCCAGCACCGACCATTTCGGGAGCAGTAAGCTCAAAGAGGCGTTCCCGACGGCCAATCCGGTGCACCGCCTCGACGTGACGCCCGTGAACCGGGCGCTGTTCGCGGCGCTCGAGGAGTGGGTCTGCGACGGTGTCGAGCCCCCGCCGAGCAAGGTGCCGCGAACCAGCGACGGCACCGCCGTGTCTCGCAAGGAAGTCCTGTCGCTGTTCAGCTACACCGCGGCCCCTGATCCGTCGGCGCTTCCACACACCCGGGACATCGACCTGGGCCCCGACGCCCATCGTGGAATCGGCCGCTGGCCGATCAAACTGGGAACGCCGTTCGTCGACCTGGTGTCGGCGGTCGACGAGGACGGTAACGAGGTGGCCGGTATCCGGCTGCCCTCGGTCGCCGCACCGCTGGCCTCCTATACGGGGTGGAACCCGCGCTGCCACATCGACGAGTTGCCCGATGTCCTCTACGAGCGGGTCGGAAGCAAGCTGGCATTCCCGCCGGGGCGGCCGTCGGTCACCGACCGGTATCCGACCCGCGAGGACTACGTCGCCGCAGCGCGACGTGCGTCCGAATCGCTTGTCGCCGAGCGGTTCCTGCTCGCAGAAGAACTCGACGCCGTCGTCCAGAAGGCGGCAGCCGACTACTGA
- a CDS encoding alpha/beta fold hydrolase, with protein MRAVSDSATELTSKLRTVTLHGNRVAYVDEGDGDVLLLIHGIGGSSHCWRNVVDKLALRYRVIAVDLLGHGQSDKPRGDYSLGAFAVWLRDFLDALDVREATLVGHSFGGGVALQFAHQHKEYCRRLVLVSSGGLGPDLGLLLRVLSLPGAEFVLPLIGSRPAVKVGAALRKRALSSGREVTRYSETLRAQVSLSDRQGRAAFLRTLRSVVDHRGQAVSALDRLPTDLPTLIIFGDQDRCIPAAHAHSAHDAIPGSMLHVIPGAGHQPQVECPDTVIAALDEFIDSTSGARRFHAVA; from the coding sequence ATGAGAGCAGTGAGTGATTCGGCCACCGAGCTGACGTCGAAGCTTCGCACCGTGACCCTGCACGGCAACCGCGTGGCGTATGTGGATGAGGGCGACGGCGACGTGCTGTTGCTGATCCACGGCATCGGCGGAAGTTCGCACTGCTGGCGCAACGTCGTGGACAAGCTCGCGTTGCGGTATCGCGTCATCGCCGTTGATCTCCTCGGCCATGGGCAGTCCGACAAGCCGCGCGGCGACTACTCGCTGGGCGCGTTCGCGGTGTGGCTGCGTGACTTTCTCGACGCCCTGGACGTCCGCGAGGCCACACTCGTCGGCCACTCGTTCGGCGGTGGGGTGGCGCTGCAGTTCGCCCACCAGCACAAGGAATATTGCCGTCGGCTGGTCCTGGTCAGCAGCGGTGGCCTCGGTCCCGATCTGGGTTTGCTGCTGCGGGTGTTGTCGCTGCCCGGCGCCGAGTTCGTGCTGCCGTTGATCGGCTCGCGGCCGGCGGTCAAAGTCGGTGCGGCGCTTCGCAAGCGCGCACTGTCCTCGGGCCGCGAGGTCACCCGCTACAGCGAGACGTTGCGCGCCCAGGTCTCGTTGTCCGACAGGCAGGGCAGGGCCGCGTTTCTGCGGACGCTGCGCTCCGTCGTCGATCACCGAGGTCAAGCGGTGTCCGCGCTGGACCGGCTGCCAACCGATCTCCCGACGCTGATCATCTTCGGTGACCAAGACCGTTGTATCCCTGCCGCCCATGCGCATTCGGCGCATGACGCGATTCCCGGCAGCATGCTCCACGTCATTCCGGGTGCGGGTCATCAGCCGCAGGTGGAATGCCCCGACACCGTGATCGCCGCCTTGGACGAATTCATCGACTCCACCAGTGGCGCACGCCGATTCCACGCAGTCGCCTAA
- a CDS encoding alpha/beta fold hydrolase: MAPEAFTTAGDGGVRIVGDRIGDPAAPAVVFLHGGGQTRRSWGRAAAAVAERGWQAITVDFRGHGESDWSADGDYRVTSFARDVLEVLRDLPPKPVLVGASLGGFTSMLLEGELAPGTARAVVLVDIVPDMDESGASRIHNFMYERMQSGFESLDEVADMIQEYNPHRPRPTDLDGLRTNLRHRDGRWYWHWDPKFIDGTAALPPIEVTEVDRMHAAIQAILDSGVRMLLVRGQMSDLVTQERADEFLARFPAVEFVDVGGAGHMVAGDRNDHFADAVVQFLDRHAETA; this comes from the coding sequence ATGGCACCTGAGGCATTCACGACAGCCGGCGACGGCGGTGTCCGGATCGTCGGCGACCGGATCGGTGACCCCGCCGCCCCTGCGGTGGTGTTCCTGCACGGCGGCGGCCAGACCCGCAGGTCGTGGGGTCGCGCTGCGGCGGCGGTGGCCGAGCGCGGCTGGCAGGCGATCACCGTCGACTTCCGTGGCCACGGTGAGTCCGACTGGTCCGCCGACGGGGATTATCGCGTTACCTCCTTCGCCCGCGACGTGCTCGAGGTGCTGCGTGATCTGCCGCCCAAGCCGGTGTTGGTCGGGGCCTCCCTTGGCGGCTTCACCTCGATGCTCCTCGAGGGCGAACTCGCGCCGGGGACGGCGCGCGCAGTGGTACTCGTCGACATCGTTCCCGACATGGACGAGTCAGGCGCGTCACGGATACACAACTTCATGTACGAGCGGATGCAGTCGGGTTTCGAGTCACTCGACGAAGTCGCCGACATGATTCAGGAGTACAACCCGCACCGTCCGCGACCCACCGATCTGGACGGCCTTCGGACGAACCTGCGTCACCGCGATGGCCGGTGGTACTGGCACTGGGACCCGAAGTTCATCGACGGCACCGCGGCGCTGCCGCCGATCGAGGTGACCGAGGTCGATCGCATGCACGCCGCCATCCAGGCGATCCTCGACTCGGGCGTTCGCATGCTGCTGGTGCGCGGCCAGATGAGTGACCTCGTCACGCAGGAACGCGCCGACGAGTTCCTCGCCAGATTCCCAGCTGTCGAATTCGTCGACGTGGGCGGCGCCGGGCACATGGTGGCCGGGGACCGCAACGACCACTTCGCCGACGCCGTCGTGCAATTCCTCGACCGGCACGCCGAGACTGCTTGA
- a CDS encoding MMPL/RND family transporter, which produces MSSVTTERSKIAHAIRVLAVPIVLGWVALTVVTNVFVPSLEAVGEAHTVSMNAHDAPAFIAMQRIGRNFEEFDSDSNAMVILEGEQPLGDEAHRYYDNLIKAFRADPEHIEHIADFWSDPLTAAGAQSNDGKAAYVQLYLRGNMGETLANESIAAVREIIEKNPPPPGVKAFVTGGAAMNADQRVAGDKGAAKATLATLVVIFVMLLIVFRSFGTTILILLMVFIELGSSRGIVAFLGNVGVMGLSTFATSLLTLIAIAAGTDYAIFLIGRYQEARGAGEDREAAYYTMFHGTAHVVLGSGLTIAGALLCLKFTRLPWFQTMAIPCAVGIFVAVVAALTLGPAVIVIGGRFGLFEPKRAIASRGWRRVGVIVVRWPGPILVATCALALIGLLALPGYKTDYDGRHFMPEDTPANIGYAAADRHFDSARMNPELMMVESDHDLRNSADFLVINKIAKAIFRVPGIARVQTITRPDGKPIDHTTIPFLLSMQGTTNQLNQKYNQDRMADMLVQADAMQKNIDTLTRMSELTQQMANITHSMVAKTRAMTADVAALRDNIANFDDFFRPMRNYLYWEPHCFNIPVCYSIRSIFDTLDGVDIMTADIEDLLPDLEHLDTLMPQLVALMPAQIQTMKTMKTMMLTMYASQKGMQDQMAAQQENASAMGDAFDESMNDDSFYLPPEVFENEDFKRGIKNFISPDGKSVRFIIEHEGDPASPEGIARINMIKQAAKEAIKGTPLEGSTIFLGGTAATYKDMHDGSTYDLVIAGMSAATLIFIIMLLITRSIVASAVIVGTVLLSLGTSFGLSVLVWQHLLGIRLHWIVLVMSVILLLAVGSDYNLLLVSRFKEELHHGLKTSIIRAMAGSGSVVTSAGLVFAATMASFVVGDLLSIAQVGTTIALGLLFDTLIVRSFMTPSIAALMGRWFWWPQRVQTPASRRRMQKVFGDRDEHQPA; this is translated from the coding sequence ATGAGTTCTGTCACCACGGAGCGATCGAAGATCGCCCACGCGATCCGAGTGCTCGCCGTGCCCATCGTGCTCGGCTGGGTGGCGCTGACGGTCGTGACGAACGTCTTCGTACCGTCGCTGGAAGCGGTGGGCGAGGCCCACACCGTGTCGATGAACGCCCACGATGCGCCGGCCTTCATTGCCATGCAGCGCATCGGCAGAAACTTCGAGGAGTTCGACTCCGACAGCAACGCCATGGTCATCCTCGAGGGGGAGCAACCCCTCGGCGACGAGGCACACCGCTATTACGACAACTTGATCAAGGCATTCCGCGCCGACCCCGAGCACATCGAGCACATCGCGGACTTCTGGAGTGATCCGCTGACCGCGGCGGGTGCGCAGAGCAATGACGGCAAGGCCGCCTACGTCCAGCTGTATCTGCGCGGGAACATGGGCGAGACGCTGGCCAACGAGTCGATCGCCGCCGTGCGGGAGATCATCGAGAAGAACCCGCCACCGCCAGGTGTGAAGGCGTTTGTGACCGGCGGCGCGGCGATGAACGCCGATCAGCGGGTCGCGGGCGACAAGGGCGCGGCCAAGGCCACCCTCGCGACGCTCGTCGTCATCTTCGTCATGCTTCTGATCGTCTTCCGCTCGTTCGGCACCACGATCTTGATTCTGCTGATGGTGTTCATCGAGCTCGGGTCGTCGCGCGGCATCGTCGCGTTCCTCGGAAACGTCGGCGTCATGGGGCTGTCGACGTTCGCCACCAGCCTGCTGACCCTCATCGCGATCGCCGCGGGGACCGACTACGCGATCTTCCTCATCGGCCGGTACCAGGAGGCGCGTGGTGCAGGCGAGGACCGGGAAGCCGCGTACTACACCATGTTCCACGGCACCGCGCACGTGGTGCTGGGCTCCGGTCTGACCATCGCCGGCGCGCTGCTGTGCCTCAAGTTCACCCGCCTGCCGTGGTTCCAGACCATGGCGATCCCGTGCGCGGTCGGCATCTTCGTCGCGGTCGTGGCCGCACTGACGCTCGGTCCCGCGGTGATCGTCATCGGTGGCCGGTTCGGTCTGTTCGAACCCAAACGGGCGATCGCGTCGCGCGGTTGGCGCCGTGTGGGCGTGATAGTCGTGCGGTGGCCGGGCCCGATTCTGGTGGCCACATGTGCGCTTGCGTTGATCGGGTTGCTCGCGCTGCCGGGCTACAAGACCGACTACGACGGACGCCACTTCATGCCCGAGGACACCCCAGCGAACATCGGTTACGCCGCCGCCGATCGGCATTTCGACAGCGCCCGGATGAATCCCGAACTGATGATGGTCGAAAGCGACCACGATCTGCGGAACTCGGCGGACTTCCTGGTGATCAATAAGATCGCCAAGGCGATCTTCCGGGTGCCTGGCATCGCGCGGGTGCAGACGATCACCCGTCCCGACGGCAAGCCCATCGACCACACCACCATTCCGTTCCTGCTGAGCATGCAGGGCACGACGAACCAGCTGAACCAGAAGTACAACCAGGACCGGATGGCCGACATGCTGGTTCAGGCCGACGCGATGCAGAAGAACATCGACACGCTCACGCGGATGTCGGAGCTCACCCAGCAGATGGCGAACATCACCCACAGCATGGTCGCCAAGACCAGGGCCATGACCGCCGACGTTGCAGCGTTACGTGACAACATCGCCAACTTCGACGACTTCTTCCGGCCGATGCGGAACTACCTCTACTGGGAACCGCACTGCTTCAACATTCCGGTCTGCTATTCGATCCGGTCGATCTTCGACACCCTCGACGGCGTCGACATCATGACCGCCGACATCGAGGACCTGCTGCCCGATCTCGAACATCTCGACACGTTGATGCCGCAACTGGTCGCGCTGATGCCCGCGCAGATCCAGACCATGAAGACAATGAAGACGATGATGCTGACGATGTATGCCTCGCAGAAGGGCATGCAGGATCAGATGGCGGCCCAGCAGGAGAACGCATCGGCGATGGGCGACGCCTTCGACGAGTCGATGAACGACGACTCGTTCTATCTGCCGCCGGAAGTGTTCGAGAACGAGGACTTCAAACGCGGAATCAAGAACTTCATTTCGCCCGACGGCAAGTCGGTGCGCTTCATCATCGAGCATGAGGGCGATCCGGCCTCCCCCGAGGGGATTGCTCGGATCAACATGATCAAACAGGCGGCCAAGGAAGCCATCAAGGGCACCCCGCTCGAAGGGTCCACCATCTTCTTGGGCGGCACGGCAGCGACCTACAAGGACATGCACGACGGGTCGACCTATGACCTAGTGATTGCCGGAATGTCGGCTGCCACACTGATTTTCATCATCATGCTGCTCATCACGCGAAGCATCGTGGCGTCGGCGGTCATCGTGGGTACGGTTCTGCTGTCGCTCGGCACCTCCTTCGGGCTTTCGGTGCTCGTCTGGCAGCACCTGCTCGGCATCCGGCTGCACTGGATCGTGCTGGTGATGTCGGTGATCCTGCTGCTGGCAGTCGGTTCCGACTACAACCTGCTACTCGTATCCCGGTTCAAGGAAGAACTGCACCACGGGCTCAAGACCTCAATCATCCGCGCGATGGCGGGATCGGGTTCCGTGGTGACGTCGGCCGGCCTGGTCTTCGCCGCCACGATGGCGTCGTTCGTGGTCGGCGATCTGCTCAGCATCGCGCAGGTCGGCACCACCATCGCACTCGGACTTCTGTTCGACACGCTGATCGTGCGGTCGTTCATGACGCCGTCGATCGCCGCGTTGATGGGCCGGTGGTTCTGGTGGCCGCAGCGCGTGCAGACGCCGGCGTCCAGGCGCCGGATGCAGAAGGTCTTCGGCGACCGCGACGAGCACCAACCCGCCTAA
- the phoU gene encoding phosphate signaling complex protein PhoU, with protein MRNAFHQQLDDLIVSIAEMCGAAGEAMESATQALLQADLVLAEQVITNHALIVQKTRKTEEQALTVLALQAPVAGDLRAVVSALKNIADVDRMAALALHVAKLTRRRHPEHVLPEEVNGYFTEMGRIAVDMGSNVKQVVLSKDAHRAEQLADDDDDMDNLHRHLFSVLMNREWRHGVAAAVDVTLLGRYYERFADHAVEIGRRVIFSATGESV; from the coding sequence GTGCGCAACGCATTCCATCAGCAGCTTGACGACCTGATCGTCAGCATCGCCGAAATGTGCGGCGCCGCGGGCGAGGCGATGGAATCCGCAACCCAGGCCCTTCTTCAGGCCGATCTGGTGCTGGCCGAGCAGGTGATCACCAACCACGCCCTCATCGTGCAAAAGACCCGCAAGACCGAGGAGCAGGCGCTGACGGTGCTCGCCCTTCAGGCTCCGGTCGCCGGCGACCTACGCGCTGTGGTCAGCGCTTTGAAGAACATCGCCGACGTCGACCGGATGGCCGCGCTGGCGCTGCATGTCGCCAAGCTGACGCGCCGACGTCACCCCGAGCACGTGCTGCCGGAGGAAGTCAACGGCTACTTCACCGAAATGGGCCGTATCGCAGTCGATATGGGAAGCAACGTCAAGCAGGTGGTCCTGTCCAAGGACGCCCACCGGGCAGAGCAGCTCGCGGACGATGACGACGATATGGACAACCTGCACCGCCACCTGTTCTCGGTGCTGATGAACCGGGAGTGGCGGCACGGCGTGGCCGCTGCTGTCGATGTCACCCTGTTGGGCCGTTATTACGAGCGTTTCGCCGACCACGCCGTCGAGATCGGTCGCCGGGTCATCTTCTCTGCCACCGGCGAGTCGGTCTAA
- a CDS encoding YwaF family protein, whose product MELLAAQREFTAYGPSHLVVLTVFAIGAALLIWGGRRQTQSQARIFGRAFAIVILAMFLVALTYKLIRPAAETSIPLQLCDVAELVAVYALWAQRHWAFVLTYYWCLVLSSQALITPDVGTPEEGSPDFPHHLFVTFFALHVLVVWAAIYLTWGRGMRPSWRDYRFAVIATLVWGAFTFTFNAIVGTNYGYLNGKPPTASVLDFLGPWPVYLLIEVAIVLIVWALITWPWERKRRRAQERPATV is encoded by the coding sequence ATGGAGCTGTTGGCGGCGCAGCGGGAATTCACGGCCTACGGGCCGTCACATCTGGTGGTCCTGACCGTGTTCGCGATCGGTGCCGCCCTGCTGATCTGGGGCGGCCGGCGGCAGACCCAATCGCAGGCCCGAATCTTCGGGCGGGCCTTCGCGATTGTCATCCTGGCGATGTTCCTGGTCGCGTTGACTTACAAACTGATCAGACCGGCCGCCGAGACGTCGATTCCGTTGCAGCTGTGCGACGTTGCGGAACTCGTTGCGGTGTATGCCCTTTGGGCCCAACGGCATTGGGCGTTCGTGCTCACCTACTACTGGTGTCTGGTGCTCAGCTCGCAGGCGTTGATCACACCCGACGTCGGCACACCGGAGGAAGGCTCACCGGACTTCCCGCACCATCTGTTCGTCACGTTCTTCGCTCTACATGTGCTCGTCGTGTGGGCGGCCATCTACCTGACGTGGGGACGCGGGATGCGCCCGAGCTGGCGCGACTATCGTTTCGCGGTCATCGCCACGTTGGTGTGGGGCGCCTTCACGTTCACGTTCAACGCGATTGTCGGCACCAACTACGGCTACCTCAACGGCAAACCGCCCACCGCATCAGTGCTGGATTTCCTGGGGCCGTGGCCGGTGTATTTGCTGATCGAGGTCGCCATCGTGCTCATCGTCTGGGCGCTGATCACGTGGCCGTGGGAGCGGAAACGCCGCCGGGCGCAGGAACGCCCGGCGACCGTCTGA
- a CDS encoding alpha/beta fold hydrolase, which yields MEFTGSRRGVMRLGALVSVGAVIAMVAVACAAPETHTPTSEPSAVSASPNAVKPTVVLVHGAWADASSWDGEVAALQKQGYDVRAIANPLENLTTDSEYVANFLKSISGPIVLVGHSYGGSVITNAAAGIPNVKALVYVDAAAPDVGETNGSLSGSDSVLKHRPESELFDKLPYPGAPPEAVDLYLKKDIFLHNFGNDLPTDEATRLWATQRAASTSAFETPSKAAAWKTIPSWYFISSGDQIITPTSEKAMAERPHSHVTIFDGGSHLTLISHPDAVTDVIEQAIASVH from the coding sequence ATGGAATTCACCGGATCACGCCGTGGGGTGATGCGCCTGGGTGCGCTCGTCAGCGTGGGCGCCGTCATCGCCATGGTGGCCGTCGCGTGCGCAGCCCCGGAAACGCACACACCGACTTCGGAGCCGAGCGCCGTCAGCGCGTCACCGAACGCCGTGAAACCCACGGTCGTGTTGGTTCACGGCGCGTGGGCGGATGCGTCCAGCTGGGACGGCGAAGTCGCCGCGTTGCAGAAGCAGGGCTATGACGTACGGGCGATCGCCAATCCGCTGGAAAACCTCACCACCGACTCCGAGTACGTCGCGAACTTTCTGAAGTCGATCAGCGGCCCGATCGTGTTGGTCGGTCATTCGTATGGCGGATCGGTGATCACCAATGCGGCCGCAGGCATTCCGAACGTCAAGGCGCTCGTCTACGTCGATGCGGCCGCGCCCGATGTGGGCGAGACGAACGGCTCACTGAGTGGCTCGGACTCGGTGCTCAAGCACAGGCCCGAAAGCGAACTGTTCGACAAGCTCCCCTACCCGGGCGCGCCCCCCGAAGCGGTGGACCTCTACCTCAAGAAGGACATCTTCCTGCATAACTTCGGCAATGACCTGCCGACCGATGAGGCAACCCGGCTGTGGGCGACGCAGCGGGCGGCCTCGACGAGTGCGTTCGAAACACCGTCGAAGGCCGCAGCGTGGAAGACGATCCCCTCCTGGTACTTCATCAGCAGTGGCGACCAGATCATCACCCCGACGTCGGAGAAGGCCATGGCCGAGCGGCCGCACTCGCACGTCACGATCTTCGACGGCGGCTCACATCTGACGCTGATCTCCCACCCCGACGCGGTGACCGACGTCATCGAGCAGGCCATCGCCTCCGTGCACTGA
- a CDS encoding TetR family transcriptional regulator, which produces MTSAQLARRAKIVEAVIALINEVGADAVQMRDVAQRSGVALGTVYRYFNSKEHLLAAALEDWQKRLTRRVVAASGSVGNGPLPATLDYLQRAQRAFHRHPNMTALMLQAMTSKDPEIRTGIDHMARTNVELFDRLLEGIEPEHVPNVSFGVNAALSSALAAVLTGSLSIDEAVERVEWVARTLLDAATVPTT; this is translated from the coding sequence ATGACCAGCGCACAGCTGGCGCGCCGGGCGAAGATCGTCGAGGCGGTCATCGCGCTGATCAATGAGGTCGGCGCAGACGCCGTTCAGATGCGCGACGTGGCTCAGCGGTCCGGTGTCGCACTGGGCACCGTGTACCGGTATTTCAACTCAAAGGAGCACCTGCTGGCGGCCGCGCTGGAGGACTGGCAGAAACGGCTGACGCGTCGGGTTGTGGCGGCCAGCGGTTCCGTCGGTAACGGTCCACTACCGGCGACACTTGACTACCTGCAACGCGCGCAACGCGCGTTCCACCGCCATCCGAACATGACCGCGTTGATGTTGCAGGCGATGACCTCCAAGGATCCAGAGATCAGGACGGGCATCGACCACATGGCGCGCACCAACGTCGAGTTGTTCGATCGCTTACTCGAAGGCATTGAGCCAGAACATGTCCCAAACGTGAGCTTCGGAGTGAACGCGGCGCTGTCGAGCGCGCTGGCGGCGGTGCTGACCGGATCGCTCTCCATCGATGAGGCTGTCGAGCGAGTCGAGTGGGTGGCGCGAACGCTGCTCGACGCCGCTACCGTGCCAACGACATAG
- a CDS encoding amidohydrolase family protein, which yields MPGPVGLPVIDTMIGFPHEGSAQYDFIRRQTKDRESKEGFDFPVEYIFKDVPKGLPTDDPVSLVLQQMDRFGIEKAMIGVSEECAAKALKTFPDRFVPSGAIFDPNDVMGSVNAIRRDYEQYGIRATSVFPAGTFPQVAIDDPKMYPIYATCVELGLPIFVCAGIPGPRVPFAPQEVSRIDVVMFDFPDLVFVTRHGCEPWEDLAVKLMLKWPNLYYSTSAFAPKYYPKAIIDYANSRGADKVLYAGYFPMGLSLERIFSELPNVPFKDEVWPKFLYGNAARILGLTD from the coding sequence ATGCCAGGACCCGTCGGTCTCCCCGTGATCGACACCATGATCGGCTTTCCGCACGAGGGGTCGGCGCAATACGACTTCATTCGACGGCAGACCAAGGACCGCGAGTCCAAGGAGGGCTTCGACTTCCCCGTCGAGTACATCTTCAAAGACGTTCCGAAGGGACTGCCCACCGACGATCCGGTGTCGCTCGTGCTGCAACAGATGGATCGGTTCGGTATCGAGAAGGCCATGATCGGTGTCTCCGAGGAATGTGCCGCCAAGGCGCTCAAGACGTTCCCGGATCGTTTCGTTCCGTCCGGCGCGATCTTCGACCCCAATGACGTGATGGGCTCGGTGAACGCAATCCGTCGCGACTACGAGCAGTACGGGATACGGGCCACGTCGGTGTTTCCCGCGGGGACCTTTCCGCAGGTCGCGATCGACGATCCGAAGATGTACCCGATCTACGCCACCTGCGTCGAACTCGGTCTGCCGATCTTCGTCTGCGCCGGGATACCCGGCCCGCGGGTACCCTTCGCCCCGCAAGAGGTCTCACGCATCGACGTGGTGATGTTCGACTTCCCCGATCTGGTGTTCGTCACCCGGCACGGCTGCGAACCCTGGGAGGACCTCGCGGTGAAGCTGATGTTGAAGTGGCCGAACCTGTACTACTCGACCTCTGCCTTCGCCCCGAAGTACTACCCGAAGGCCATCATCGACTACGCCAACTCGCGCGGCGCCGACAAGGTCCTCTATGCCGGCTACTTCCCCATGGGGCTGTCCCTCGAACGAATATTCAGCGAGCTGCCGAACGTGCCGTTCAAGGACGAGGTGTGGCCGAAGTTCCTGTACGGCAACGCCGCCCGCATCCTCGGCCTGACGGACTGA